Part of the Nilaparvata lugens isolate BPH unplaced genomic scaffold, ASM1435652v1 scaffold8234, whole genome shotgun sequence genome is shown below.
aagaaagatacaaCTTGAAGCAAGTCCCACCTCTTCCGTTCAGGATTAGGTGATTTCTCCTTCTCGGGGGCGGAGAGCGAGCCGCCCCTCATGAGGAAGGCCTTCTTGCTCTTTGGAGAACTGGACGGTGTGGACTGCCAACTGCCGCGGCGGTTGGAGGTGGCTGACTCTCCTGGTTGGAGGCGGGGGGACCTCTCCTGGTTGGAGGTCATCGATCTCTCAGGTTGGCGATGTTCTGCTCGATGTCGACCAGCATCTGTGGTCCATGTCGAGGCCGGAGGCGGAGGGTAGGGAGCTGGGGGCGGCTGATGCCTCGTCCATGCTGTAGTACGTTATTTCAAGGTCAACTGTTGCCTGAAAAGTGCATGAAAAAATACTCTGAGAATATTATCAAAACGTTATATTCGTATTAATAGTAATTCTTGAATAACATCTGAAAGTCCGGTTGCAAATAAGCCTGTTAAATtccaatcatgattaaatttgatataaaattaatattggtCAACTAttgattcatatttatattttatagttgTAAGGAGCGTTACAACTACggggtcgtgggttcgaatcccatctATGTCATGGACGTTTCATTTGCCaacgcactttccattaccACGCACAAGCAGAAAGCTCATGTGGTCATCATCCGTGACAAAAAAGCCCACGAgagagaactaatcagagaagtaATTTCTTCAAAAACGCTTTCTCTGGTTCtgtctcgtggcatttaattatgattcaaattgaacaggcttttctTCAATCGGAACTTTGTGTGAGAATCCTTCTTTTGCTCTTAATTATATCCTATAGAGGATCTTTGCTTtgtgaagaaaaaaagaattaaACCTTCAAAACTTCAAAACTTGGCGACCATAATACTCTCTCATAAAATTTGCATATCGAAAATATCACTTAAAAATGGATTTCTTTGACAACATTACCTTCACAACAATATATTCGCAACAAAAGAAATTCGTATGTAAGATCTGCCAGAAAGTGATTtccttgaaattaattttattactttACAAGTAGGCTACTCCTTTTTCCTACGTCATTTTTCAGAGCTCATCCCTACAGAATAAACAACTTGATTCATATATGGAAAATTTATAAGAGATAACGTGTGCATTGAATGagaaaaatgttaatattatGATGTACTAGGTGTGTTATTATCAGAGGATCTGAGTAAATAATTTTGCACCTCATAGGGTAAAACTAATATAGGGTAAAACTAGTTGATAAGAGTTCAGTGGGACATAGAAAAGAATGTAGGCTATTGGTTGAGAAACCTGAAGGAAGCATTCAACTGCTCGTCACAGGACCTCTTCCGAGCAGCAGTTAACAGAGTTAAAAATGCCATGATGGTAGCCAACCTCCGTAATGGAGAAGGTACCTggaggaaagaagaagagaagaagaagaagaagaagaagaagaagaagaagaagaagaagaaggtgtgTCAGAATATAGATAATGGTACTCACAGGAAGAGGTTTGTTGTTGGGATCAACAAGCGTATCACAGACAGTGATGCGGCCATCGGAGACCACCTTCTGCAGCACCAGTGAGTAGCTGCCCACCAGTTTGTCACTGAGGTAGCGGTTGTGAGTGTACAGCTGCACTGACAACACCTCATGGCATTCCACCGCTCGTGCTACTGGCCACTCGAATTTCTGCAAACAGAACAATTTTGTTAGCAACTCGAAATGTAACAGTGTCTGAGGACATGTATCTGTAAGATGTATCTACAAGGGGTCCAAAAAATGGATACATAATATTGACAGTAAACGTAAAAAGAGTACAAGGCAACATATAGCTATGAATCTTACTCTGTATTGTAGCTCGATGTTTTGTCAAAGATAGAATTTGTCAATGGTAAATGCAAACTGTAAGGCATTTTGGGTCACCGTAGACCAGGGGTCTCTAACCTTTTTTCCAAGGGCCATTGCTAATTCTAGGGAGGCTGAGAGGGCAATAACAAGGAGGTACGTGTAATTTGACTTGTGGGGCCAAAACGACGGGGGATTTGGGGgatgtagaattattatttccattaaaataattgagaagtTTTAAGTAGGTTAATAAAACAAGGAAGAAACAACCATTTATTCTAATACAAAGTCaaatttattgagtgtaaaaaggtcataagaaacttgacaatgcatgagttagcaagttgaacaaaatataataacttttttaatagtATGGGCAACTGACAATAGGTACacgaatttaaaaaaagttaACAACCTAAAAAGGAAAACTTATTTTggtgagaagattgcatttgttTTCCCTTTAAATGTCCGCCgatttaggatcaaactttgtggttccaataattaaaattaattcaaatgttcatctgacaaggaAGTATTTGAatttaacaaacttcatttttgagaaTGTCTGCTCACAAttgtaggtagatccaaaaaagagaaaacatagcttgaACAtggtttttatgtttttaaagtATTTTTCTGGGAGAGAACTGTAAAATGGAAGTAGTTTACCTTCTTTGggtaaatatatttgaaaaaaaatcggttgcaataactctcggcAGGCGGACAAAATTATACACGGTCCAcgggccggatgtggcccgcTGGCCGTAGGTGGGAGAGCCCTGCCGTAGAATTTGAGGCAGTTTTAGACCTCCGTAGCGTCTTGGGCGATGTAGCACATATTCCAGCGTATTAATACGTAAACTAGAAACAGTTCACATAAAGAtctaagttatcaaagttaaaagATAAGATCAGAGTCAAAAGATAAGATCCAAGTTATCTCTTTATTCTTGTATTTGATCACATTTCAAGCTGTGGTAGTGTCATTGTTTAGCTCAGAGCACATGAGCTGCCAAAAATATCGAGCGATGGCTACGTAGAAACCGTTGGAGTGGCGCGACCTGTATAACGTAGCGTAAGAGACGCTCCGCCTGTTAGGAataaacagatttattgatattaggAGTACGTCAGAAATATCGCTAAGCTACTTtctttaattttaatactttgagaaaataatgaattattaatcaaaGTCTGCAGCGAAATACTGACGATATTACAATGAAAGAAATTGAATATATGAAGACTATGGACACATGAGAGTCTATttcatcaaatcatttattcgccatacaataaataatattcaaaacataataaagaAAATACATCTTTTATAatcaaagtataaaataataaa
Proteins encoded:
- the LOC120349098 gene encoding otoferlin-like, giving the protein LRINTLEYVLHRPRRYGGLKLPQILRQGSPTYGQRATSGPWTVYNFVRLPRKFEWPVARAVECHEVLSVQLYTHNRYLSDKLVGSYSLVLQKVVSDGRITVCDTLVDPNNKPLPATVDLEITYYSMDEASAAPSSLPSASGLDMDHRCWSTSSRTSPT